The following proteins come from a genomic window of Diceros bicornis minor isolate mBicDic1 chromosome 4, mDicBic1.mat.cur, whole genome shotgun sequence:
- the SPATA45 gene encoding spermatogenesis-associated protein 45: MASIKRTSEITKNRKANKQHLLEEINEKRDSHCLVERSNQVSLLRVQKRHFSGAYKSFTHTQIKEPVPDSGRSSWVTLSLRVHTEKKHFPPKNNAIFE; encoded by the exons ATGGCATCTATAAAAAGAACTAGTGAAATCACTAAAAACCGTAAAGCAAATAAACAACATCTCCTGGAGGAGATCAACGAAAAGCGTGACTCCCACTGCTTGGTGGAAAGAAGCAATCAAGTCAGCTTATTGCGAGTTCAAAAGAGGCATTTCAGTGGTGCCTATAAGTCCTTTACTCACACCCAAATCAAAGAACCTGTTCCCGACAGTGGCAGGAGCTCCTGGGTCACGCTGAGTCTCCGTGTTCACACGGAGAAAAAGCACTTTCCACCAAAAA ataatgccatatttgaataa